Part of the Anoplopoma fimbria isolate UVic2021 breed Golden Eagle Sablefish chromosome 4, Afim_UVic_2022, whole genome shotgun sequence genome, ATCAATCTGACACCAAACTAAGACTTACTCATTGAAGTACCACAACCATCAACTAtcattttggtcttttcagTCTCTCTGTTTGcagtcagtctttttttttccgaGGACTCTGTCTTGATTAACACTCCTCAATTTCACAGCTGTTTGGTGGATTTTCTTCCTCGCCTGcaccctctgtctctttaataTCTCCCTGTTTCTCCTCTTGGCTCTCCATCGTCCCGTTCTCAGCAGACTCTTCCTTCTGCGGTGACAcctctttctcctctgcctcctctccctcctctttctcctctttctcctctttctcctctttctcccctttctcccctttctcctctttctcctctttctcctctccctcattagcaggtgttttgtctttctcctccttttccttgtccttcctctctttctctattttaGAGAGGCTGTGGCAGAGGGACTGGAcatatgtgaacacacacatgggGTCCGGGTGTTTACCCATCATGAGCATGTCTTCCACTTCCAACAGGGGGCAACAGTCGGCCAGGGACCTGAGTGAGGTTTACAGgggaacagaggagaggagagaactGAGGTGAGACAAAGCAGTGACATACAGGAAAGTAACTacatacagagagaaagagagtccTGACTTTCTAACTGATTTGGGTGTGATCAGTTTAAATGTGCATAACATTGGGGAAATGAGGCAACATACACGCAATAACAAGGAAAAACAAGTTATGCATAACATTATCTTTTCATCACCTTTCAATTTAATTGCAGGTTAACTACAGCCTCACTCGGCTTAATCTTCAACAAGGTGCTGGAAGTATCAAAAAGCTCAAACTGATAAAATAGATATCCACACAATTTAATAAATGCagagaacactttattttagcttttggTCTAAAAGGACCTgcagatatatatttaagttaaataaGTGTCAACTTTTAAGTTGAAACGGCGAACATGTTATCATACTTATGTATCTATTCCAGCATGTATCAGCAATGTCATGTTTCTGTCCTTATTAGTGTGAGCATTGTTAGAACAACAACTGCTTCTCTGTAATTGTGTGAATACTTGATGACAATAAAGTACTTGTAACGTCCACTGccttattgtattgttattgtgatAATGTTTTATGCTGTctcaatgcaaaataaatgtattcttgtGTGATAATAAAGATCCCAActaagaaaaaagagaaatgaaggGGAGATAGTTAACTACTTCTTACTCTGCAGTTTGGAAGGCCAGAGTGaagtttttcttcctctcctttggaTTCAGAGAGCTGTAGTCAAAAGCATCCGGAAAAAAACGATGGATCAGAGCGCAGAACGCCAAACCGTCACACCAAGATGATGAGAAGTTTTCTATGTCGACACCCTGAAAAGATCAAAGGACAGGAAGATAGACAAACCAAGGATTATTTATGTCATTGTGTAAAATATATGGTCCCAACAGGGCGACAAAATCTTTGTGATGATATCTGAGTGTTGAACTCACCTCATAGTTGCGAGTCTTGCTGCGACACCACTGAAGCATCTTCTGTTTGATCGAAGCTCCTGTGGCCGCAGCCGCAGATGACCTCTGAATTTTGAAGTTGCGGGGTGTTGGTGTCCTACAAATGTCACAATATTGCACAATTACTTTTCTGAAACCCTCATTTTCATATTCACTGTCACTGAGGTAATGATATTTCGTATCACTTACTCTGGTGCACCTTGCTGGAACTTGGCAATGATGTCGTTTTTAGCTGCTGCTCTCATAGAGCGTAGAGAGGGTCTTGGTCgggagacagaagaagagggagCCCCACTCTTTCTTTTGGGCTTCCCTTGCTTTTCTACCTCCttaatctttgttttgtcttttgtgtctacgtccacttcctcaacttgttttgtctcctcttcctcttttgctGCCTTTTCATCCCtatctttttctgcttcttttgccttttcctttgttttactcttctttttcttgttgtttttgtctgtcacctcctctccatctcttccagTTTCGCAACTCTTGACCTCCTCTACCTCCCgacctttcttctcctccttacTCTCTCCCTCCCCATCTTTTTCTTCACTCGTCGGTTCAGGATCTTTCACATCAACATTCGCGGAGGCTTTGTCTTCAGACTCATTAGCCTCTTCAGtgtcattttcaacatgctCTGAAGGAAGAGTCTGGTGCTTGTCTTCACCCCCAGCACTGgcctccccttctcctccctgcTCTAGTACTGcatcctcctcccctttctcctccatTTTCATTACCCCCAGACCTTCCACTGTCTCCCCTGCTGGAGGCTCCCTCCCTGGGTCTTtactctcctccagctctggcTCATCGGTCTGGAGGACAAGTAGCATAAAATAGAGTTTAGTTATCGATCCATCTGCAGATATAATACTTTAACATATGTGTAAATTAAAGGACATACATGAGCGGAAACCGAACtcattctgttgttttcttgctCCAGTTTCACTGCAGAGATACATTTAGGTCTCTGTCTTTTTTGGAATCATTACTAAAAGCATGACTTCTGTTTGAGAAACATTATGTAAGATGTTCTAAAATTAGTTCCAACACTTTCCTCTGGGGATAACAGAGTCCTCAAACTAGAGAGCCTGATGTAACGTGAGACCTGAAGCTCCACTCTGGGACTTGTTGGGTATCTCACTTATTTGAACACAGCTGAGAGGTTGAACTTTCAGATGgaacattttccttttgtagttttttaaaatcaaacctGAACCTAAAATACAGGTCAACTTCATTCAAGGAAAACTTTTAAAATCCACAAAGAATCAATAATCTAATCCCTCTCAACTCTTTACGTTTAAATATAAAGTTGTTTCCTCTGACATGAGTGTTGATTATCAATTTGAGTGAGAAAATGTGTGATAAGTCAGTTGAGGGTCACACAATCTTTTTTGAAAATTCACAGACATTTTCAGTGATTACAAATCTCATCAAGACTAAATGTGGCATACAGAATTTTCAGTTATAGAgataaatgtaatgatttttgAAATGCTGTATGATCTGGTAAAACGTCAGAGCAGGAAGAGTCACACCAGGTCAGAGCTTGGACCGGTGACTCGACAGACTGAACAGGAAACTCCAcggtgtgtatttgtgtgtgcataacTTTGCCTAACTTGTGTGTCTTGTGAGTAAGAACAGGTGCAGCTAATTCAGCCAAAATCACTTCAACTGTCCAAACACAACACCTGCCATGGCCACAAATGAACTCACTGCCTTTTCCTGGTACGTGTAGTGACACTGGTCATTGATAGAAATGTGAACACTTTACGGCTGCAACTTAAAAGGTaaatgaaagaaacacacagacctggttgttgttgttggtgtcaGTTTGACTAGGGGTCTCTGTAGACCCAGATGCATCCTGGCTGGGCAATTCTCCATCCATGATgacaataaatgtctgtttgtcCACTGGATAAAAGGTCAAATCAGACTTTCTTTTCCACTAATGTCCCAGGACTCTCAAACTATCACTTCTGTCTTACCTAGAAGGTTCTCATTCAGTCGAAGGTGAATCCTCTTCACAGAAAGCCTGCTCAACGTCCTCCCACTCCTCTACTTTGCTTCGCTGTCAGCAATGCCcctgtgtttgtgatgtgtgtgtatgttggttTGTGGATGCCCGCCTTCACCCCCTGTCACCAGACACCCCTCCCTCTGCTTTGTGAGGATGCCTATGTCTCTTTATCTGACCTTTCGAACAACGTAAGGTCCTGAAATAGAGTCACACTGACATAGGCGCAACCCACCGGGCCAGACAGCTGCGTCTGCTGTGGAAACCGtgactgtacacacacacataatgaacACGTGGGGGCATGCATGCAGTTTAATGCACatgctcacagacacacagtctgCCACTTCCTTTTCACCCTCAGTATATGTTGTtgatttgaatatatatatatatatatatatatatatatatatatatatatcaaagaGTCTTTTCCTTATGTCTTAATTGTTCCATCTGTACAAGGCATGTGCACAGTGATGAATGCCAGAACACTGCACAAGCTGGTTTGTGTTCATAAGTGGATAAACTGGTGCACCATTTGACTAAGCTTTAACATATAGCAATCCCTTTAGAAGTTCtcatgtgtttaatgtgattttGAAAATGGCTGACcaattaaatttagtttttatttatttatttctataacCAATACAGGAAAATGTAAAGGTTCCATGATAATGACGCAGGAAAAACTGTTGGTACGTTTTTGTAAACCATGGTTACTTTGTACTCATTTATAGTTTGCATGTGCTCAAAATATATTCCAATTCACAGCTATATTTAACCTCACACATCTCATCTTTGTAGaatttttgtctttatctgtTCTTCAATATATGACTATTCTGGTCCACCATTTTCTAGCttcctgaatttttttttcttttctctatctctctttgtCCTCCCACTTTACTTGCAATTTATATCATAAAATGTTAACAAGGCATATACATATAAACTAGATACATGGTTAAACAAGACTAGTCTAGCTTTTCAACTTGCGTTCCTGTCCAAACAGTGTATCTACTCAttcaacacaaaacagatgtttttaaaaataaatgtctatcTTTATTCCCACTATGTCTGTCAttatctctctcttccccccccacaatctttcttcttctcctccctgctGTCTAAGTCTTGGGGGCTTTAAATATGTCAACGCCTTCTTGTGTATCTGTCCCACTCCCTCTTACTCATGGCCCAATTACTATAAAGCAAAACTATGCCTCTGTTgcactttgtgtgtttgcgAAACCAGAGGactttatataattaaaaagggaaacaaaggaAATGTTGAAAGATTTACATTCGCTTATTAAGAAAATTGCAATGGATGACAAAACCATGTTCTTCTGtcactgtatctgtgtgtgtgtgtgtgtgtgtgtgtgtgtgtgtgtgtgtgtgtgtgtgtgtgtgtgtgtgtgtgtgtgtgtgtgtgtgtgtgtgtgtgtgtgtgtgtgtgtgtgtgtgtgtgtgtgtgtgtgtgtgtgtgtgtgtgtgtgtgtgtgtgtgtgtgtgtgtgtgtgtgcgtgtgtgcgtgttcgTGTTCGTGTGTCCATGGGTGGAGTCAAAGCTGCTGTGTGATAACTTTTGTCATTcatatgaaattattttctttactttgagTGAAGTGCCTCATGCCAGTCATGttatctgaatgtgtgtgtgtctgtgtgtgtccacaaCAGAGGCTGACTTGCATGCCACCCTTTATGTGTTGGTGAGAACTCTTCCCGTTGTCTTCTGCTTTTTGGACTAGATGCACAACAGTGGCAGCATCCTGATAAGGGgatattgttttttactttctcaCATTGCAGAGTGCACAGTTTGATACTTTTTTAGACAGGTCTAACAAggacatatataaaaaaaaacattggctcAATTTGTTGTCAATTTTCTTTATGAATCATTATTTATTGTGAACTCATCATGCACATTGAAATACAAATGTGGCACGAAGATACACCTGTTTGACCTTGATGTGATTTGAACACATATCGGGTGGTAATGGTATTTTAGTGGGATGATCTTGAGTCAAGATCCAAAAGAGTCAAGGGACTgctaaacattatttatatgtcacagaacaaactaaaacaaTCTTTACATGCAACGTTCTGATCTGGCACTTCCTGTAGGTTATTTAGGCAGGCTCAGCACTGCCAGGCATGGTAGGGATGCTTTTTCATTCACATAATATGACTTCATATTCAACGTTATGAAGTTATGGAGAAGCATGTTGCCAACATCATGAATTGAACAAAAAATCCTGATAGAATTGGACCGTGTTCTTGATATTGGTTATGATTTTACAGTGGTCTTAAATTGTATCCTTACATTGTTTGAGTTAGTGACAATTTCTGATAGTTGTCCTGCATCAAGACAATTCCCATTAGATTGATTAAAATAAGTGATTGTTTGCATTATAAATAGAATACATCATTCATGTAAATGTACTAGGCTGTCAATGCATTCTTGCAATTGTTGCAATATAAATGGATCAAGTGCAAATGTCACACTTACTTTCTTTCTGAGATGTCACTATTGGCTCCTATTAGACTAATTGCTGATGTTAGATCAGTCTACTGAGAGTCATTCATTCACCAGCAGCTGTCTGTCGTAACCTCGttaagctctgattggtcagttcTGATCTCTGGTAACACTTATAACCCTCCACATTTAACAGCTTATCGTGTGTTGCCCTTCAACATGATGGCTGCACGGTTTTTCTCAGGGTAAGTAGCTGGTTTTCTCCAAGTTGCCTGGTTACTAGAAAACAATTGTTGATTTTATCTTATGTGAATGTTTTTCAGGGCTTCCCTCTTTGCTCTGCTGATTGTGGACATTTGCTGCTTTCCTCATCAGAAAGGTAAAGTATCATCCGCTTTGGTGAAACAGGTTCAGTTTGATTGACTTCtgctttaaattgtattttcttgtaCCCAGGCTCTGATCCGGGTGCTTCTTATGGCAGGGGTTACCCAAACGCTGCTCCTACTTTTGACTCGTACAAGGGAGCTCCTTCTGGGCAGTATTCACCTGCAGCTGTTCTGCCTAACAATGCTCCTTCTAAAGGAGTCTTCACACCATCTTATCAGGCTGACCCGCAGCCTACTGCTCAAAGAGGACCAGAACCATCTGTTGGCTCCAGTTTTTCTTCTGGACCTGTGTCAGGATACAGTGACTCTTCAGTGAGGAGAAACCCTGCGAGCCCTTCACAAAAGGGAGCTGCTTTTCAACCTGGCCTGCAAGGTAAAAATCTGATTATACAATTTTGCAATGTTAAAGGTTAATGGCCAAAATCACTAGACAGTCTTGGCTTGACCCACTTCTTAAACAAATGTTATTGTGAGTCTCTTGCTCTTTTACATTCCTGTTTGCAGAAATCAACTGGGCTGTTGCTCCACCCAGTCCCTTCTCTCCAGATGAGGGCATTTCATCTGGCACTCATGGCGTTGTATCCAGTCTACCTCAGCAAATGAGTCCACCTCTCCCACCGCCTGGACCAATGTACCAGGCAGGAGAGCTTTCCCATTTTGAGAATAGCTTTGAGCGTGCTAACTCTGAGAGGGAAACCGAGGAAACGGGTTtgtatcctcctcctcctccactacCGCCATACGTTGCGCAAGAGTCTGCTGGACAAGGCTTCATCTACCAACCTCAGCCAAACTCCTACATCAGTGGAAGCTGGGACTATTACCCTTACTATGACTTCATGTTCCTGACCGGCCAGTATCCTCCAGGCACAGTCAGTCACTTCAGCAGCAGCTACGAGCAGGGGAGAGACTACTGGCAAGATGGTCACTATGTGAGGGACTACGCTCCCTACAACTCCGCTCCTGAGCAGCAGATGGAAACCTTTACCGGTGACTTTGCAGCCCCCCAGAGCTCTATGGATCCTAATCCTGTGATGGCTGGTTATGGACATGGTGGTGAACAGGCTGGACCTGCTGCTTCCCGTGGAGTCTTTAGGCAGCCATTTCCCAGCCAAGGTGGCGGCCCCAACTCGGGCAAGGTATGTTGACAAGATGTATTTGCACAGAAGATCACTAGGTTGTGTAACTAATACTAAGTTTTCTCTTGTCCTTACTTTCAGGTTTTAAACTGAGTGCTTGACCCTGGAGCATGAACAAAGATTTCTGaatacaataaattattttgaaaaatctgaAGTTGGGGTGTTGACCTGTCTTGTTTCCTAATATCAGATTGTATGTGCCCAAAACTTGTACATGTTGCTCAGAAATTCATTGCATGTGGATGTTAACATTTCCTTGCTGCAGCTTTGGTCTTTGTGGCCTACAGGCAAAATATGACTTTCTCTTCAGCAGTAGGGTTCTGAAATCACTTGACATCTCTCACCTTCTTGGAGTAGaacatttccccgctgtggggcttaaaaaaaatcttggcaACAATCGGTAGAAGATCCTCTTTGTATCAAATCTTGGTACAGATCTGAAAATGTTTAGGATGAGAGTAAAGCAGTAAACACATTTGTTGGTTAAGCTAGGGCTAAACAATTTTGTGCTGTTGGACTGTCAAAATCTAATTGTGTAGTGCTCAAATAACTTTAAAACCTCACCCTGCAAAGTGCTCTGCTAGCTGTATGGaatcaaagtaaaagtgcttCAAATATGTACTGAATTTCagtactttaaatacttttcacCCCTGCTGTAGTGTTGCTTAATCATTAACTTGAATTTATTAGAGTCAATGTTGCGAATTGGTCACATGGGGGCGCCAAAAGACTGAACAGCCTAAGTTGGTTTTCTATTCTATAATCAACAATTGattaattatacatttgttttggcCTAAATTCtataatttagatttatttgtttttacgtTTGTACTGCTTATGAAACATGGGAAACTGAGTTGACGAGGTTAAAGTCTTTTCAATCAATTTGTGTCTACTCTAATAAAAATGGTAAGTGATTAATGGGTCCACCACAAAATTGATTGGCCTTGGCTATACTTAATATTAATTCATTGTAGAATCATTCTCAATTTACACAAATCAGTCAATTAGAATTGTTAGTGTTTCCATCAGCAGAGCAACCAAAGGGGCATTTGGACCCGGAGGAAGCATCCAGAGATCAGAGATGGGAGCGGTTCTTCCAGCCTCTGTACTCCGTCCACCGTGTGACAGCAGCGGCCTCAGCATGTGGATCCTCCCCACCGGGTCTTTACGTCTGAACCTATGGGACAAACAATCTGTGGACAATGTAGCATATAGCAATCCCTTTAGAAGTTCtcatgtgtttaatgtgattttGAAAATGGCTGACcaattaaatttagtttttatttatttatttctataacCAATACAGGAAAATGTAAAGGTTCCATGATAATGACGCAGGAAAAACTGTTGGTACGTTTTTGTAAACCATGGTTACTTTGTACTCATTTCTTACTTGCATGTGCTCAAAATATATTCCAATTTACAGCTATATTTAACCTCACACATCTCATCTTTGTAGaatttttgtctttatctgtTCTTCAATATATGACTATTCTGGTCCACCATTTTCTAGCTTTATGCAGTTATGAAGTTATGGAGAAGCATGTTGCCAACATCATGAATTGAACAAAAAATCCTGATAAAATTGGACCGTGTTCTTGATATTGGTTATGATTTTACAGTGGTCTTAAATTGTATCCTTACATTGTTTGAGTTAGTGACAATTTCTGATAGTTGTCCTGCATCAAGACAATTCCCATTAGATTGATTAAAATAAGTGATTGTTTGCATTATAAATAGAATACATCATTCATGTAAATGTACTAGGCTGTCAATGCATTCTTGCAATTGTTGCAATATAAATGGATCAAGTGCAAATGTCACACTTACTTTCTTTCTGAGATGTCACTATTGGCTCCTATTAGACTAATTGCTGATGTTAGATCAGTCTACTGAGAGTCATTCATTCACCAGCAGCTGTCTGTCGTAACCTCGttaagctctgattggtcagttcTGATCTCTGGTAACACTTATAACCCTCCACATTTAACAGCTTATCGTGTGTTGCCCTTCAACATGATGGCTGCACGGTTTTTCTCAGGGTAAGTAGCTGGTTTTCTCCAAGTTGCCTGGTTACTAGAAAACAATTGTTGATTTTATCTTATGTGAATGTTTTTCAGGGCTTCCCTCTTTGCTCTGCTGATTGTGGACATTTGCTGCTTTCCTCATCAGAAAGGTAAAGTATCATCCGCTTTGGTGAAACAGGTTCAGTTTGATTGACTTCtgctttaaattgtattttcttgtaCCCAGGCTCTGATCCGGGTGCTTCTTATGGCAGGGGTTACCCAAACGCTGCTCCTACTTTTGACTCGTACAAGGGAGCTCCTTCTGGGCAGTATTCACCTGCAGCTGTTCTGCCTAACAATGCTCCTTCTAAAGGAGTCTTCACACCATCTTATCAGGCTGACCCGCAGCCTACTGCTCAAAGAGGACCAGAACCATCTGTTGGCTCCAGTTTTTCTTCTGGACCTGTGTCAGGATACAGTGACTCTTCAGTGAGGAGAAACCCTGCGAGCCCTTCACAAAAGGGAGCTGCTTTTCAACCTGGCCTGCAAGGTAAAAATCTGATTATACAATTTTGCAATGTTAAAGGTTAATGGCCAAAATCACTAGACAGTCTTGGCTTGACCCACTTCTTAAACAAATGTTATTGTGAGTCTCTTGCTCTTTTACATTCCTGTTTGCAGAAATCAACTGGGCTGTTGCTCCACCCAGTCCCTTCTCTCCAGATGAGGGCATTTCATCTGGCACTCATGGCGTTGTATCCAGTCTACCTCAGCAAATGAGTCCACCTCTCCCACCGCCTGGACCAATGTACCAGGCAGGAGAGCTTTCCCATTTTGAGAATAGCTTTGAGCGTGCTAACTCTGAGAGGGAAACCGAGGAAACGGGTTtgtatcctcctcctcctccactacCGCCATACGTTGCGCAAGAGTCTGCTGGACAAGGCTTCATCTACCAACCTCAGCCAAACTCCTACATCAGTGGAAGATGGGACTATTACCCTTACTATGACTTCATGTTCCTGACCGGCCAGTATCCTCCAGGCACAGTCAGTCACTTCAGCAGCAGCTACGAGCAGGGGAGAGACTACTGGCAAGATGGTCACTATGTGAGGGACTACGCTCCCTACAACTCCGCTCCTGAGCAGCAGATGGAAACCTTTACCGGTGACTTTGCAGCCCCCCAGAGCTCTATGGATCCTAATCCTGTGATGGCTGGTTATGGACATGGTGGTGAACAGGCTGGACCTGCTGCTTCCCGTGGAGTCTTTAGGCAGCCATTTCCCAGCCAAGGTGGCGGCCCCAACTCGGGCAAGGTATGTTGACAAGATGTATTTGCACAGAAGATCACTAGGTTGTGTAACTAATACTAAGTTTTCTCTTGTCCTTACTTTCAGGTTTTAAACTGAGTGCTTGACCCTGGAGCATGAACAAAGATTTCTGaatacaataaattattttgaaaaatctgaAGTTGGGGTGTTGACCTGTCTTGTTTCCTAATATCAGATTGTATGTGCCCAAAACTTGTACATGTTGCTCAGAAATTCATTGCATGTGGATGTTAACATTTCCTTGCTGCAGCTTTGGTCTTTGTGGCCTACAGGCAAAATATGACTTTCTCTTCAGCAGTAGGGTTCTGAAATCACTTGACATCTCTCACCTTCTTGGAGTAGaacatttccccgctgtggggcTTAAAAAAGATCTTGGCAACAATCGGTAGAAGATCCTCTTTGTATCAAATCTTGGTACAGATCTGAAAATGTTTAGGATGAGAGTAAAGCAGTAAACACATTTGTTGGTTAAGCTAGGGCTAAACAATTTTGTGCTGTTGGACTGTCAAAATCTAATTGTGTAGTGCTCAAATAACTTTAAAACCTCACCCTGCAAAGTGCTCTGCTAGCTGTATGGaatcaaagtaaaagtgcttCAAATATGTACTGAATTTCagtactttaaatacttttcacCCCTGCTGTAGTGTTGCTTAATCATTAACTTGAATTTATTAGAGTCAATGTTGCGAATTGGTCACATGGGGGCGCCAAAAGACTGAACAGCCTAAGTTGGTTTTCTATTCTATAATCAACAATTGattaattatacatttgttttggcCTAAATTCtataatttagatttatttgtttgtactgCTTATGAAACATGGGAAACTGAGTTGACGAGGTTAAAGTCTTTTCAATCAATTTGTGTCTACTCTAATAAAAATGGTAAGTGATTAATGGGTCCACCACAAAATTGATTGGCCTTGGCTATACTTAATATTAATTCATTGTAGAATCATTCTCAATTTACACAAATCAGTCAATTAGAATTGTTAGTGTTTCCATCAGCAGAGCAACCAAAGGGGCATTTGGACCCGGAGGAAGCATCCAGAGATCAGAGATGGGAGCGGTTCTTCCAGCCTCTGTACTCCGTCCACCGTGTGACAGCAGCGGCCTCAGCATGTGGATCCTCCCCACCGGGTCTTTACGTCTGAACCTATGGGACAAACAATCTGTGGACAATGGGATCACTGTAGGAGGGCATAACACCACGTAAGTGTACATCCTGCGACGAATACACGTCAGACAGCTACAGACTGAGAATAGATCAGAGGCTCTCTTCTGTGACcgtgtgtgcacatgcacatcTCTTTCTTCCAGATAATTACAGGAGTGTGAATCTGGGATCCAGCTCAGTGTGAACAGCCCGCAGCGGAAccacagggttctgcagacacTGCACCACGTAGCAATGACACTTTAATCTGCTGCATGAAGTGCTTGTGTTGCTGAGTATCATCATTATATAACATGCATTAAGAGCTCGGTAAACCTTTAAATTAACTGGAGCTGAATCATGTGTAGGCTCACTGTTCATACTCACGAGGAAGTGTCTGTGGTTATTCAGTGTAAAGCAGTTGTTACTTTTTTAAGAGTAATTTTCTCTTCTGGGATCATTTATGAAGATGTAAAACTGTAAAGTAGTTCACACATTCCTGAAAACTCACATGCACATTATTTATATTCACTTAACAACTTGAATATCTCCTTAACTGCTGGGGTCATAAAAATGTGTGGATCTGAAAAAGGATTACAGGCCATAAATGTTTACACTTGTGgaataataaactttatatatttaacagttttcgaaaaaacatatttacaagaGCTTTACATAAgacaaatcaaaacaacacGCAAACAAAAAACTCATACAACTGAgcttaaacaaactaaaaaagaatTGGTTTGCTCTCctaaagaaaatactttaataGGACTCTCACCGAAAAGTCTGTCACCTTTGTGTTTGAGTCGAGATCTTAAAACAACATTGTATGCATCAATCTCCAATTTTAAGGGTTCAAAATATACTCAGACAACTTGAGCTGAAACATGAATTTGAGGTCGttgtatttcatatttagtTACAAATCCTCTGCAGTCCGTAGCCTCTCATCCTTAGAGTTGACAGCTCCCTAGTGACGCTCTGCAGGCAGCTTCCCCCTGTGGTTGTTTAAGGGGCATCTTCCATCCAGTCGGATGCTCAGTTGGACTGAAGTCAGTTAACCAACTTTACCATCGAAGGTCATTGTACTTTTTAGTCGTTGCTTTGTCTT contains:
- the smtnl1 gene encoding smoothelin-like 1, yielding MDGELPSQDASGSTETPSQTDTNNNNQTDEPELEESKDPGREPPAGETVEGLGVMKMEEKGEEDAVLEQGGEGEASAGGEDKHQTLPSEHVENDTEEANESEDKASANVDVKDPEPTSEEKDGEGESKEEKKGREVEEVKSCETGRDGEEVTDKNNKKKKSKTKEKAKEAEKDRDEKAAKEEEETKQVEEVDVDTKDKTKIKEVEKQGKPKRKSGAPSSSVSRPRPSLRSMRAAAKNDIIAKFQQGAPETPTPRNFKIQRSSAAAATGASIKQKMLQWCRSKTRNYEGVDIENFSSSWCDGLAFCALIHRFFPDAFDYSSLNPKERKKNFTLAFQTAESLADCCPLLEVEDMLMMGKHPDPMCVFTYVQSLCHSLSKIEKERKDKEKEEKDKTPANEGEEKEEKEEKGEKGEKEEKEEKEEKEEGEEAEEKEVSPQKEESAENGTMESQEEKQGDIKETEGAGEEENPPNSCEIEEC
- the LOC129090435 gene encoding trithorax group protein osa-like; its protein translation is MMAARFFSGASLFALLIVDICCFPHQKGSDPGASYGRGYPNAAPTFDSYKGAPSGQYSPAAVLPNNAPSKGVFTPSYQADPQPTAQRGPEPSVGSSFSSGPVSGYSDSSVRRNPASPSQKGAAFQPGLQEINWAVAPPSPFSPDEGISSGTHGVVSSLPQQMSPPLPPPGPMYQAGELSHFENSFERANSERETEETGLYPPPPPLPPYVAQESAGQGFIYQPQPNSYISGSWDYYPYYDFMFLTGQYPPGTVSHFSSSYEQGRDYWQDGHYVRDYAPYNSAPEQQMETFTGDFAAPQSSMDPNPVMAGYGHGGEQAGPAASRGVFRQPFPSQGGGPNSGKVLN
- the LOC129090446 gene encoding nascent polypeptide-associated complex subunit alpha, muscle-specific form-like produces the protein MMAARFFSGASLFALLIVDICCFPHQKGSDPGASYGRGYPNAAPTFDSYKGAPSGQYSPAAVLPNNAPSKGVFTPSYQADPQPTAQRGPEPSVGSSFSSGPVSGYSDSSVRRNPASPSQKGAAFQPGLQEINWAVAPPSPFSPDEGISSGTHGVVSSLPQQMSPPLPPPGPMYQAGELSHFENSFERANSERETEETGLYPPPPPLPPYVAQESAGQGFIYQPQPNSYISGRWDYYPYYDFMFLTGQYPPGTVSHFSSSYEQGRDYWQDGHYVRDYAPYNSAPEQQMETFTGDFAAPQSSMDPNPVMAGYGHGGEQAGPAASRGVFRQPFPSQGGGPNSGKVLN